A genomic window from Cloacibacillus evryensis DSM 19522 includes:
- a CDS encoding pyridoxal-phosphate-dependent aminotransferase family protein, with the protein MELKTGMTLPLRKTAEKLLMGPGPSNADQRVLRAMSEPMLGHLDPDFLGIMNETRELLKYVFQTKNELTMAMPGTGSAGMEAAWANTVLPEMKVIICVHGVFGQRMTDVASRYGANVVVVSSPMGKPIDPADLQKAINDNPDAKVVGIVHAETSTGVLQPLDEISRLVHEAGMFLLVDCVTSLGGVEVPVERLKFDMTYSGTQKCLNCPPGLAPLTVSPRMGEWIRNRSVPVKNWYLDLNMIMRYWGEDRFYHHTAPINMTYALNEALRIILEEGNEKRWQRHWSNARLFWKVLEAMGLKLVVEEQYRLPSLTTYYTPEGVNEAVIRKYLMDKYNIEIGGGLGELKGKIHRVGLMGVNSNPAKMALLTVALCDAFNTYGYKCDTGAALEVLSAK; encoded by the coding sequence ATGGAACTGAAAACAGGGATGACATTACCGCTGCGTAAGACAGCAGAAAAATTACTTATGGGCCCCGGACCCTCCAACGCCGACCAGCGCGTGCTGCGGGCGATGAGCGAACCAATGCTTGGACACCTTGATCCCGATTTCCTTGGGATCATGAATGAGACCAGGGAACTCCTCAAATACGTTTTTCAGACGAAAAACGAGCTCACCATGGCGATGCCTGGAACTGGAAGCGCCGGCATGGAGGCCGCCTGGGCCAACACGGTACTTCCGGAGATGAAAGTCATCATCTGCGTCCACGGTGTTTTTGGGCAAAGAATGACCGACGTCGCCTCCCGCTACGGAGCCAATGTTGTCGTCGTCAGCTCGCCGATGGGTAAACCCATTGACCCAGCCGACCTGCAAAAAGCCATCAACGACAACCCCGATGCGAAGGTCGTCGGTATCGTCCACGCTGAGACCTCCACTGGCGTCCTGCAGCCGCTCGACGAAATATCCAGGCTCGTACACGAAGCAGGAATGTTCCTGCTTGTTGATTGCGTGACTTCCCTCGGAGGCGTCGAAGTCCCCGTTGAGAGGCTTAAATTTGATATGACATACAGCGGGACCCAGAAATGCCTCAACTGCCCTCCTGGCCTGGCGCCGCTGACCGTTTCCCCACGCATGGGTGAATGGATAAGAAATCGCTCTGTGCCCGTCAAAAATTGGTACCTTGACCTTAACATGATAATGCGCTATTGGGGAGAAGATCGTTTCTACCACCATACCGCGCCGATCAACATGACCTATGCGCTCAACGAGGCGCTGCGTATCATCCTCGAAGAGGGAAACGAAAAGCGCTGGCAGCGTCACTGGTCCAACGCGCGGCTCTTCTGGAAAGTACTGGAGGCCATGGGGCTGAAATTGGTGGTGGAAGAACAATACCGCCTGCCGAGCCTGACCACTTACTACACCCCTGAGGGCGTGAATGAAGCGGTGATACGCAAATATCTCATGGATAAATACAACATAGAGATCGGCGGCGGCCTTGGCGAACTCAAAGGGAAAATCCACCGAGTCGGACTTATGGGAGTCAACTCGAACCCCGCAAAAATGGCGTTGCTGACAGTGGCGCTCTGCGACGCATTCAACACATATGGATACAAATGCGACACAGGCGCGGCACTGGAGGTTCTGTCTGCGAAATAG
- the allB gene encoding allantoinase AllB: protein MFDLVLKNGMVVTPQGVILSDVCVKDEKIADIVSCGRCLPAVSTIDVGRKYLFPGVIDLHVHFNDPGLPDREDLRTGTMSAAAGGVTTVADMPLSGNPTIISSAALTRKKDAVLERAVVDCALWGGLVNDNTEDLAEMAAAGVCAFKAFTCCAGDDFPYVTRDILLKGMLEAAKHNFLIGVHCEDEEIISAMEIDARSSGNNSVRDFLCAHPPISEEKAVDMVLEAAEISGARVHICHATLPSVVRKVTAAKSRGIKATVETCPHYLIFTEDDLEKQQGFLKCTPPVRKQDDVEGMWEMLLSGKIDIVSSDHSPSTLSQKVSPRGNFWDVWGGVTGVQTLLPILFNYGVIKRGLGIEELAQLTSTKAAKIFGLWPQKGAIAVGCDADFSVFDPVAKWTVSQEKLFYKNKHTPYHGMEITGKVVMTFVRGKCVFDNGVINLIHGKLLDCNKKN, encoded by the coding sequence ATGTTTGACCTTGTGCTGAAGAACGGTATGGTCGTTACCCCTCAGGGCGTCATCCTCTCTGATGTTTGCGTAAAGGATGAAAAGATCGCCGATATAGTTTCATGCGGAAGATGTCTGCCGGCGGTGTCCACTATTGATGTCGGCCGCAAGTATCTGTTCCCGGGAGTCATTGACCTGCATGTTCATTTTAATGATCCGGGGCTTCCTGATCGGGAGGATCTTCGTACCGGCACAATGTCCGCCGCCGCCGGCGGTGTGACGACGGTGGCGGACATGCCTCTCTCCGGAAACCCGACGATAATCTCATCTGCGGCGCTTACCCGGAAAAAGGATGCGGTTCTTGAAAGAGCAGTCGTCGACTGTGCCCTATGGGGCGGGCTGGTAAATGACAATACGGAAGACCTGGCGGAAATGGCAGCCGCGGGCGTTTGTGCCTTCAAAGCATTCACCTGCTGTGCGGGGGACGATTTTCCTTATGTTACCAGAGATATCCTTCTTAAAGGAATGCTGGAAGCGGCGAAGCACAATTTTTTGATAGGCGTCCATTGTGAAGATGAGGAAATTATCAGCGCGATGGAGATCGATGCCAGATCATCGGGTAACAACAGCGTAAGGGACTTTCTCTGTGCGCATCCTCCAATTTCCGAAGAAAAGGCGGTGGACATGGTTTTAGAGGCCGCCGAAATCAGTGGTGCCCGCGTTCATATTTGTCACGCAACCCTTCCCAGTGTGGTGAGGAAAGTGACCGCCGCCAAAAGCCGGGGAATCAAGGCCACGGTGGAGACATGTCCTCACTACCTGATTTTTACCGAAGACGATCTTGAAAAACAGCAGGGATTTCTAAAATGTACGCCTCCCGTGAGAAAGCAGGATGACGTGGAGGGTATGTGGGAGATGCTGTTGTCGGGGAAAATTGATATCGTAAGTTCCGATCATTCTCCTTCGACATTATCTCAGAAAGTATCGCCGCGCGGCAATTTTTGGGATGTTTGGGGAGGAGTAACCGGAGTTCAAACGCTCTTGCCGATTCTTTTCAATTATGGAGTAATAAAAAGAGGGCTTGGTATAGAGGAACTTGCACAATTAACATCCACAAAAGCGGCCAAAATATTTGGACTTTGGCCTCAAAAGGGGGCTATTGCCGTCGGGTGTGACGCAGATTTCTCGGTCTTTGATCCGGTGGCAAAATGGACGGTCTCCCAAGAAAAACTTTTTTATAAGAACAAACACACTCCATACCACGGAATGGAGATCACGGGGAAGGTGGTGATGACATTCGTAAGAGGGAAATGTGTTTTTGATAACGGCGTCATCAATTTAATACATGGTAAGTTGTTGGATTGCAACAAGAAAAATTAA
- the allB gene encoding allantoinase AllB produces MYDLIVSGGKIVLEEEVVCADIGVKDGKITAMRELPSDCAAEVIDAQGKYIFPGLVDCHVHLNDPGFTWREDFNAGTSAAAAGGVTTVIDMPLQNEPPLFNLNAFSKKIGVLSGRAAVDYAFWGAALDYNIDDIKELHKAGCVAYKIFLGPVSEDYQTLGEETIAKVVEEVLKFDGLIGFHAEDYSIIKGEESKFFNKNNCGWRDYLATRPVSAELTAVKNVIALVRKTGVRAHICHVSHPDAAELIGSAQRCGLPITAETCMHYLIFNETDLLTKGPLFKCAPPLRAADEQKKLWDYVVNGVLSVICSDHSPCMEDEKDVSRHGIFGAWGGISGLQSTMQLFFEYAINQRGCSPTLLARALSANPAKIFGLYGQKGAVKVGYDADLVIFDPNLLWRITKDSLFYKNKISAFTGLSGRGLPVRTILRGKTIYLYGGGGTVFYDGRLVTPES; encoded by the coding sequence GTGTATGATTTGATCGTCTCGGGTGGAAAAATTGTACTTGAGGAAGAGGTCGTTTGCGCAGATATAGGTGTGAAAGATGGTAAAATCACCGCCATGAGGGAATTGCCTTCTGATTGTGCCGCTGAGGTTATTGACGCTCAGGGAAAATATATTTTCCCTGGACTGGTGGACTGCCATGTGCATCTCAACGATCCTGGGTTTACGTGGCGTGAAGATTTCAACGCAGGCACCTCCGCGGCGGCGGCCGGAGGGGTTACAACGGTTATCGACATGCCCCTCCAGAACGAGCCCCCGCTGTTTAACCTAAACGCCTTTTCAAAGAAAATCGGAGTTCTGTCCGGCCGTGCTGCTGTGGATTATGCGTTTTGGGGCGCCGCGCTTGACTACAATATCGACGATATAAAAGAATTGCACAAAGCCGGATGTGTGGCATATAAAATATTTCTTGGTCCGGTGTCGGAAGATTACCAGACTCTTGGGGAAGAGACCATAGCAAAGGTCGTTGAAGAGGTTTTAAAATTTGACGGTCTGATCGGCTTCCATGCGGAGGATTACTCCATTATCAAGGGCGAAGAGAGTAAATTTTTTAATAAAAATAATTGCGGCTGGCGGGATTATTTAGCCACAAGACCGGTATCCGCGGAACTTACCGCCGTAAAAAATGTTATCGCGCTGGTAAGGAAAACTGGAGTCCGCGCCCACATCTGCCACGTAAGCCATCCGGATGCAGCGGAACTGATCGGATCGGCGCAAAGATGCGGCCTGCCGATAACGGCAGAAACCTGTATGCACTATCTCATCTTTAACGAGACGGATTTACTGACAAAAGGGCCGCTTTTTAAATGTGCTCCACCCCTAAGAGCCGCCGACGAGCAAAAAAAGTTATGGGATTACGTTGTCAACGGTGTTCTGTCCGTCATCTGTTCAGACCATTCCCCCTGCATGGAGGACGAAAAAGATGTTTCTCGGCACGGGATATTTGGCGCGTGGGGAGGAATAAGCGGACTCCAAAGCACAATGCAGTTATTCTTTGAATATGCCATAAATCAAAGAGGATGTTCTCCAACGCTGCTTGCCAGAGCTCTGTCCGCGAATCCGGCGAAGATCTTTGGCCTATACGGCCAAAAAGGCGCGGTCAAGGTCGGTTATGACGCGGACCTCGTTATATTTGATCCCAACCTGCTGTGGCGCATCACAAAGGATTCCCTGTTCTATAAAAATAAAATATCCGCCTTCACCGGATTATCCGGCCGCGGTTTGCCAGTCAGAACTATTTTGCGAGGGAAGACAATTTACCTATACGGCGGAGGCGGCACCGTTTTTTACGACGGGCGTCTGGTTACACCCGAAAGCTGA